A single genomic interval of Catenulispora sp. EB89 harbors:
- a CDS encoding ATP-binding protein codes for MSGARPDGRGEEHLQALAAAISDVLGRLEAHAGSAQDPEKKTEADRASAETVSSDGTSALDTVTACFGLTPFERDLLVLAAAAEIDPRTPAACAAASGPELAYPTFGLGLAALRDPHWSALTPVAPLRRWMLLSVDESNALTSARIRIDERVLHFLLGAPYLDPRLHGLIEATPRPDALPTSQHVAAQRIAAVWQRPDTEPRVEIVGADRQTRIEIAAHAAASCGLRLYAVRAGELPADPTDRDALARLWEREAVLLPAALLVDVDGAEDSARAEAVLAAGTTPFALSSPDPLPTLRVHRERVGASMPTTEEQHLLWASTLNGTAALAEPKLRELVSQFSLPAHVIRAAGVAVRHAAEGQDAAADQDPGELLWRAGLAEARMGLADLGRRVEPRASWDDLVLPTAQRTILREIVAHVRQRATVYRDWGFDAVLRRGLGVTALFAGGSGTGKTLAAEVVARELGLDLFVIDLSQVVSKFIGETEKNLRKVFDGAERGGALLLFDEADALFGKRSEVKDSHDRYANLEVSYLLMRMEEYRGLAILTTNMKKALDSAFMRRIRFVVDFPFPDIPERAEIWRRVIPEQTPARGLDPALLARLTVAGGSIRNIALAAAFLAADEGEELQMRHMLAAARTEYLKQERSLPPGEVAGWI; via the coding sequence ATGAGCGGGGCGCGCCCGGACGGCCGGGGTGAGGAGCACCTGCAGGCGCTCGCCGCCGCGATCTCGGACGTGCTCGGGCGGCTGGAGGCGCATGCGGGGAGCGCTCAGGATCCTGAGAAGAAGACTGAGGCCGACCGCGCCTCCGCTGAGACGGTCAGCTCCGACGGCACCAGCGCCCTGGACACCGTCACCGCCTGCTTCGGCCTCACCCCCTTCGAGCGCGACCTGCTCGTCCTGGCCGCGGCCGCCGAGATCGACCCGCGCACGCCGGCCGCGTGCGCCGCCGCCTCGGGACCGGAGCTCGCCTATCCCACGTTCGGGCTCGGCCTGGCCGCGCTGAGGGACCCGCATTGGAGTGCCCTGACACCGGTCGCTCCCCTGCGCCGCTGGATGCTGCTGTCCGTCGACGAGTCCAACGCGCTGACCAGCGCGCGCATCCGCATCGACGAGCGCGTCCTGCACTTCCTGCTCGGTGCGCCCTACCTCGACCCGCGGCTGCACGGCCTCATCGAGGCCACGCCGCGCCCTGACGCACTTCCGACCTCACAGCACGTCGCGGCGCAGCGGATCGCGGCCGTCTGGCAGCGTCCTGACACCGAGCCGCGGGTCGAGATCGTCGGCGCCGACCGGCAGACCCGGATCGAGATCGCCGCCCACGCCGCCGCGAGCTGCGGCCTGCGGCTGTACGCCGTCCGCGCCGGCGAGCTCCCCGCCGACCCGACCGACCGCGACGCCCTGGCGCGTTTGTGGGAGCGCGAAGCCGTCCTCCTTCCCGCCGCACTGCTGGTCGACGTCGACGGCGCCGAGGACTCGGCCCGTGCCGAAGCCGTGCTCGCCGCCGGCACGACGCCCTTTGCGTTGTCGAGCCCTGATCCGCTGCCGACGCTGCGTGTCCACCGCGAGCGCGTCGGCGCGTCCATGCCGACGACCGAAGAGCAGCACCTGCTGTGGGCGTCCACACTCAACGGCACCGCGGCGCTCGCCGAGCCGAAGCTCCGTGAGCTCGTCTCGCAGTTCTCGTTGCCCGCGCACGTGATCCGCGCCGCCGGCGTCGCCGTCCGGCACGCCGCCGAAGGCCAGGACGCGGCTGCGGATCAGGACCCTGGCGAACTGCTGTGGCGCGCCGGACTCGCCGAGGCCCGCATGGGCCTGGCCGACCTCGGCCGCCGGGTCGAGCCGCGCGCGTCCTGGGACGACCTGGTCCTGCCGACCGCCCAGCGCACGATCCTGCGCGAGATCGTCGCGCACGTCAGGCAGCGCGCGACCGTCTACCGCGACTGGGGCTTCGACGCCGTGCTGCGCCGCGGGCTGGGCGTCACCGCCCTGTTCGCCGGCGGCTCGGGCACCGGCAAGACCCTCGCGGCCGAGGTCGTGGCCCGCGAGCTCGGCCTGGACCTGTTCGTCATCGACCTGTCGCAGGTGGTCAGCAAGTTCATCGGCGAGACCGAGAAGAACCTGCGCAAGGTCTTCGACGGCGCCGAGCGCGGCGGCGCGCTGCTGCTGTTCGACGAGGCCGACGCGCTGTTCGGCAAGCGCAGTGAGGTCAAGGACAGCCACGACCGCTACGCCAACCTGGAAGTCAGCTATCTGCTGATGCGCATGGAGGAGTACCGCGGGCTGGCGATCCTCACCACCAACATGAAGAAGGCGCTCGACAGCGCGTTCATGCGGCGGATCCGGTTCGTCGTCGACTTCCCGTTCCCGGACATCCCGGAGCGCGCCGAGATCTGGCGCCGCGTCATCCCGGAGCAGACCCCCGCGCGCGGCCTGGACCCGGCGCTGCTGGCCCGGCTGACCGTGGCCGGCGGCTCGATCCGCAACATCGCGCTGGCCGCCGCGTTCCTCGCCGCCGACGAGGGCGAGGAGCTGCAGATGCGGCACATGCTGGCCGCGGCCAGGACGGAGTACCTGAAGCAGGAGCGCTCCCTGCCGCCGGGCGAGGTGGCCGGATGGATCTGA
- a CDS encoding Pvc16 family protein produces MSNFLAVATATEALRLFIVRALTPDIPFAVNVISGRPPAEPPAEPTITVFLYQVTPDPYLRNLDEPMRASDGTLLSRPVAALDLSYLITFFGDETQLVPQRMLGCVVRSLYELPMLTDDLIAEAAQMPFLAGTDLPAAPQRIRFTPTHMDTEELSKLWSFLLQTSYTLSVTYQAAAVLLDGRQTPTAGKPVLSRTLTAVPSTGPQISEILSRPTSDPGAVPQPGPVPSGNTLVVRGSGLKSDEVLVRFDALEVPVPANQVRDTELTIAVPATLQPGTYTVSVVHNLLLGVPPTPHRGFESNGVPIVRQPTITGAVTVTGKTGTDPVSAQLGVTLDMPVGDTQRVSMLLDEITPAAGTQPRSYQFDAPYPLGTRTNPQTVTVQATNVAATSYLVRVQVDGAQSPLAIGVSGHFDSPSVDLGAAAATPAPAKKAAARKTTPAPSTKQQGS; encoded by the coding sequence ATGAGCAACTTCCTGGCGGTGGCCACGGCCACCGAGGCGCTGCGGCTGTTCATCGTCCGCGCGCTGACGCCCGACATCCCGTTCGCCGTCAACGTGATCTCCGGCCGGCCGCCGGCCGAACCGCCGGCGGAGCCGACCATCACCGTGTTCCTGTACCAGGTGACGCCGGACCCGTACCTGCGCAACCTGGACGAGCCGATGCGCGCCTCGGACGGCACGCTGCTCAGCCGGCCGGTCGCGGCGCTGGATCTCAGTTACCTGATCACCTTCTTCGGCGACGAGACCCAGCTGGTCCCGCAGCGCATGCTCGGCTGCGTCGTGCGCAGCCTGTACGAGCTGCCGATGCTCACCGACGACCTGATCGCCGAGGCCGCGCAGATGCCGTTCCTGGCGGGCACCGACCTGCCGGCGGCGCCGCAGCGGATCCGCTTCACGCCGACGCACATGGACACCGAGGAGCTCTCGAAGCTCTGGTCGTTCCTGCTCCAGACCAGCTACACCCTGTCGGTGACGTATCAGGCCGCCGCGGTGCTGCTGGACGGCCGCCAGACACCCACGGCCGGCAAGCCGGTCCTGAGCCGCACGCTGACCGCCGTGCCCAGCACCGGCCCGCAGATCAGCGAGATCCTGTCCCGGCCGACCTCCGACCCCGGCGCGGTGCCGCAGCCCGGCCCGGTCCCGTCCGGCAACACGCTGGTCGTCCGCGGCAGCGGCCTGAAGTCCGACGAGGTGCTGGTGCGCTTCGACGCGCTGGAGGTGCCGGTACCCGCCAACCAGGTGCGGGACACCGAGCTGACCATCGCGGTGCCGGCCACGCTGCAACCCGGGACGTACACCGTGTCGGTGGTGCACAACCTGCTGCTCGGCGTGCCGCCGACACCGCACCGCGGGTTCGAGTCCAACGGTGTGCCCATCGTGCGCCAGCCGACAATCACCGGCGCGGTGACGGTGACCGGCAAGACCGGCACGGACCCGGTGTCCGCGCAGCTGGGCGTCACGCTGGACATGCCGGTCGGCGACACCCAGCGAGTCAGCATGCTGCTGGACGAGATCACCCCCGCCGCCGGGACGCAGCCGCGCAGCTACCAGTTCGACGCGCCGTATCCGCTAGGCACGCGCACGAATCCGCAGACGGTGACGGTGCAGGCGACGAACGTCGCGGCCACGTCGTACCTGGTGCGCGTGCAGGTGGACGGCGCGCAGAGCCCGCTCGCCATCGGAGTATCAGGGCACTTCGACTCGCCGTCGGTGGACCTCGGCGCGGCGGCGGCCACACCGGCGCCGGCGAAGAAGGCCGCGGCGCGCAAGACCACGCCGGCCCCGTCGACGAAGCAGCAGGGGAGCTGA
- a CDS encoding phage tail protein has protein sequence MAEFTVNAQRFDPYKNFKFLVVWDGRTVAGVSKVSAIKRTTEVVKHRSGGDPSTPRKSAGRTEFDGITLERGITHDMEFDQWANKVWMVGAGRGVESSLRDFRKDIVIELLNEAGQVAVAFKVYRAWVSEYQITSELDGNANAVAIQHIKLECEGIERDPEVAEPEEPSFTFPS, from the coding sequence ATGGCGGAATTCACAGTCAACGCACAGCGCTTCGATCCCTACAAGAACTTCAAGTTCCTGGTGGTGTGGGACGGCCGCACGGTCGCCGGGGTCAGCAAGGTCAGCGCCATCAAGCGGACCACCGAGGTGGTCAAGCACCGCAGCGGCGGCGACCCCTCCACGCCGCGCAAGTCGGCCGGGCGCACCGAGTTCGACGGGATCACGCTGGAGCGCGGCATCACCCACGACATGGAGTTCGACCAGTGGGCCAACAAGGTCTGGATGGTCGGCGCGGGCCGCGGGGTGGAGTCCTCGCTGCGCGACTTCCGCAAGGACATCGTGATCGAACTGCTCAACGAGGCCGGCCAGGTCGCGGTGGCGTTCAAGGTGTACCGAGCGTGGGTGAGCGAGTACCAGATCACCTCCGAGCTCGACGGCAACGCCAACGCCGTCGCGATCCAGCACATCAAGCTGGAGTGCGAGGGCATCGAGCGCGATCCGGAGGTCGCCGAGCCCGAGGAGCCCTCGTTCACGTTCCCGTCCTGA
- a CDS encoding phage tail sheath family protein, which translates to MPVQTTYPGVYIEELPSSVRTIIGVTTSVTAFVGQTRRGPLNQPVTLTSFADFERQFGGISADSPVSYAVSQFFANGGNVAIVVRAAAAGTGASASEALASTDNQSTATALTLTATEPGAWGDALRVTVDYGTAAPTSTFNLTVFDTGGTISESYSNLSMSSSDPQYVASVVNAGSAVLSAVATGSGRPDPSGTVSKDFPATLPDLTQSFQVAISSTQHDVTIYQSPADGASPPATVAELATLLERKLRALPDAPGKRAFGGLRVYAVGQKIQVVAGSSDPADTVRFSGTEANNLGLEGTVHPPAFALAGGTDAGKPSPTDLIGSEAAKTGIQALRDVLDVNLLCLPELAAYANTVDATTVISAAESLCQDKRMFLIVDAPASWTTLDTARAHLSDFDPVRNDHAALYFPALAAVDPLTGRLAEFPPCGVVAGIMARTDSQRGVWKAPAGTDAQLMGASALTVTMTDPENGLLNPLGVNCLRNFPVVGPVVWGARTLAGADILASQWKYVPVRRTALFLEESLYRGTQWVVFEPNDERLWSQIRLNVGAFLRTLFQQGAFQGTSAKDAYFVKCDKDTTTQNDIDSGVVNIVVGFAPLKPAEFVVVQIQQMAGQLQV; encoded by the coding sequence ATGCCGGTCCAAACCACTTACCCCGGCGTCTACATCGAGGAACTCCCGAGTAGCGTCCGGACCATCATCGGGGTCACCACCTCGGTGACCGCCTTTGTCGGGCAGACCCGCCGGGGCCCGCTCAACCAGCCGGTCACGCTGACCAGCTTCGCCGACTTCGAGCGGCAGTTCGGCGGGATCAGCGCCGACAGCCCGGTCAGCTACGCGGTCTCCCAGTTCTTCGCCAACGGCGGGAACGTCGCGATCGTGGTCCGCGCGGCCGCGGCCGGCACCGGGGCCTCCGCGAGCGAGGCGCTGGCCTCCACCGACAACCAGTCCACCGCGACGGCGTTGACGCTGACCGCGACCGAGCCCGGCGCCTGGGGCGACGCGCTGCGCGTCACCGTCGACTACGGCACCGCCGCGCCGACCAGTACCTTCAACCTCACCGTCTTCGACACCGGCGGCACGATCAGCGAGTCGTACAGCAACCTGTCGATGAGCTCCTCCGACCCGCAGTACGTGGCCTCGGTGGTGAACGCCGGATCAGCGGTGCTCTCGGCCGTCGCGACCGGCAGCGGCCGCCCGGACCCGTCCGGCACGGTCTCCAAGGACTTCCCGGCCACGCTGCCCGACCTCACCCAGAGCTTCCAGGTGGCGATCAGCTCGACGCAGCACGACGTCACCATCTATCAGAGCCCTGCGGACGGGGCCTCGCCGCCGGCCACCGTCGCGGAACTGGCGACGCTGCTCGAACGCAAGCTGCGCGCACTGCCGGACGCGCCGGGCAAGCGGGCCTTCGGGGGCCTGCGGGTCTACGCGGTCGGCCAGAAGATCCAGGTCGTCGCCGGCTCCTCGGACCCGGCGGACACCGTCCGCTTCTCCGGCACCGAGGCCAACAACCTCGGGCTGGAGGGCACGGTCCACCCCCCGGCGTTCGCGCTGGCCGGCGGCACCGACGCCGGCAAGCCGTCGCCGACCGACCTGATCGGCAGCGAGGCGGCCAAGACCGGGATCCAGGCGCTGCGCGACGTGCTCGACGTCAACCTGCTGTGCCTGCCGGAGCTGGCCGCGTACGCGAACACCGTGGACGCGACCACGGTGATCTCGGCCGCCGAATCGCTGTGCCAGGACAAGCGGATGTTCCTGATCGTGGACGCCCCGGCGTCCTGGACGACGCTGGACACCGCGCGGGCGCACCTGTCGGACTTCGACCCGGTGCGCAACGACCACGCCGCGCTGTACTTCCCGGCGCTGGCGGCGGTCGACCCGCTGACCGGGCGCCTGGCGGAGTTCCCGCCGTGCGGCGTGGTGGCCGGCATCATGGCGCGCACCGACAGCCAGCGCGGGGTGTGGAAGGCCCCGGCCGGCACCGACGCGCAGCTGATGGGCGCCTCGGCGCTCACGGTGACGATGACCGACCCGGAGAACGGGCTGCTCAACCCGCTGGGTGTCAACTGTCTGCGAAACTTCCCGGTGGTCGGCCCGGTGGTCTGGGGCGCCCGGACGCTGGCCGGGGCCGACATATTGGCCTCGCAGTGGAAGTACGTACCGGTGCGCCGGACCGCGCTGTTCCTGGAAGAGAGCCTCTACCGGGGAACGCAGTGGGTGGTCTTCGAGCCCAACGACGAGCGGCTGTGGTCGCAGATCCGGCTCAACGTCGGCGCGTTCCTGCGGACCCTGTTCCAGCAGGGCGCGTTCCAGGGCACGTCGGCGAAGGACGCGTACTTCGTCAAGTGCGACAAGGACACCACCACGCAGAACGACATCGACAGCGGCGTGGTGAACATCGTGGTCGGCTTCGCACCGCTGAAACCGGCGGAGTTCGTGGTCGTGCAGATCCAGCAGATGGCCGGACAGCTGCAGGTGTGA
- a CDS encoding GPP34 family phosphoprotein: MTIGDDLLLLAISPRDGRVQAAEAMGPALRGAEALDLSLAGRVAVAEGRIAVADPRPIGHPLVDRSLATLHAEGGAPRLQSWFSERPTEPAALNQYVTLLADRGVIRIERRGDGGRTRSRLVLVDLERCAYVRTRVENVSSPGDRALGSIVHACGLDEELYPGLRGRSARRRLARLTEDEQLSPGVRDSIEAVVDAVADVLARDLTGGGAGR, from the coding sequence GTGACAATCGGGGATGATCTACTCCTACTCGCGATCAGCCCGCGCGACGGACGCGTGCAGGCCGCCGAGGCGATGGGTCCGGCGCTGCGGGGGGCCGAGGCGCTGGACCTGAGCCTGGCCGGGCGCGTGGCGGTGGCCGAGGGCCGGATCGCGGTCGCCGATCCGCGGCCGATCGGCCATCCGCTGGTGGACCGGTCGCTGGCCACGCTGCACGCCGAGGGCGGCGCGCCGCGGCTGCAGTCGTGGTTCAGCGAGCGGCCCACGGAGCCGGCGGCGCTGAACCAGTACGTGACCCTGCTCGCCGACCGGGGGGTGATCCGGATCGAGCGTCGGGGGGACGGCGGCCGGACCCGGTCCCGGCTGGTGCTCGTGGACCTGGAGCGGTGCGCCTACGTCCGGACGCGAGTCGAGAACGTCTCCTCGCCCGGGGACCGCGCGCTGGGCAGCATCGTGCATGCCTGCGGCCTGGACGAGGAGCTGTATCCGGGCCTGCGCGGCCGGTCGGCGCGGCGGCGGCTGGCGCGGCTGACCGAGGACGAGCAGCTGTCGCCCGGGGTGCGGGACTCGATCGAGGCGGTGGTCGACGCGGTGGCCGACGTGCTCGCGCGGGATCTGACCGGCGGGGGCGCGGGGCGGTAG
- a CDS encoding helix-turn-helix domain-containing protein, with the protein MTQEPDVDAIVRQRIRSLRLARGWTLDSLAARCGLSPSNLSRIETGQRRIALDQLVPIARALGTTIDQLVEPPDEAGVVIRPEPVCGTPGMTSWLLSRERFLNGVSVTKVRITAERPTGPDQLRIHPGYEWFTVLSGTAELRLGERVILVQEGDAAEFSTMTPHLITAHGAAVEVLSILDHEGERAHRRDTDPH; encoded by the coding sequence ATGACGCAAGAACCCGACGTCGACGCCATCGTCCGCCAACGCATCCGCAGCCTGCGCCTGGCCCGGGGCTGGACGCTGGACTCGCTGGCCGCGCGCTGCGGCCTGAGCCCGTCCAACCTCAGCCGCATCGAGACCGGCCAGCGCCGCATCGCCCTGGACCAGCTGGTGCCGATCGCGCGCGCCCTGGGCACGACGATCGACCAGCTGGTCGAGCCGCCGGACGAGGCCGGCGTGGTGATCCGGCCCGAACCGGTCTGCGGCACCCCGGGCATGACCAGCTGGCTGCTGTCCCGCGAGCGCTTCCTGAACGGCGTCAGCGTGACCAAGGTGCGGATCACCGCCGAACGCCCCACCGGCCCGGACCAGTTGCGGATCCACCCCGGGTACGAGTGGTTCACGGTCCTGTCCGGGACGGCCGAACTGCGGCTCGGCGAGCGCGTCATCCTGGTCCAGGAAGGCGATGCCGCGGAGTTCAGCACGATGACGCCGCACCTGATCACCGCGCACGGCGCCGCCGTGGAGGTCCTGTCGATCCTGGACCACGAGGGCGAGCGCGCACACCGGCGCGACACCGATCCGCACTAG
- a CDS encoding trans-aconitate 2-methyltransferase, with the protein MEHDHIGRQGHGHQQGHGHHHDADAASDASMADILDLDAEVVGPYLDELTSWAASHTKAEPHTVLDIGAGTGTGTLALARRFANAELVVIDRSPTMLDRLRAAAAAHGIADRLRMAQADLDAAWPPVGTADLAWASASLHHVADPDRVLADIHAALNPGGLLVVVEMDGMPRFLPDGVYPGLEARCRKASAANGWNSWPDWTSHLERVGFTVAEKRVFELDIDPAPPAANRLAHSITSRMRERLAEQLSAEDRAALDRLLDPDDEEFLLRRGDLVVRGARTAWAAHRA; encoded by the coding sequence ATGGAACACGATCACATCGGCCGCCAAGGGCACGGTCATCAGCAGGGCCACGGCCACCACCACGACGCGGACGCCGCCTCCGACGCCTCCATGGCGGACATCCTGGACCTCGATGCGGAGGTGGTCGGCCCTTACCTCGACGAGCTGACCTCCTGGGCCGCCTCCCACACCAAGGCCGAACCGCACACCGTCCTCGACATCGGCGCGGGCACCGGCACCGGGACCCTGGCGCTCGCCCGCCGCTTCGCGAACGCCGAGCTGGTCGTGATCGACCGCTCGCCGACCATGCTCGACCGCCTCCGGGCCGCGGCCGCCGCGCACGGCATCGCCGACCGGCTGCGCATGGCCCAGGCCGACCTCGACGCCGCCTGGCCCCCGGTCGGCACGGCCGATCTGGCCTGGGCCAGCGCCTCGCTGCACCACGTCGCCGACCCCGACCGGGTCCTCGCAGACATCCACGCGGCGCTGAACCCCGGCGGCCTGCTGGTGGTCGTCGAGATGGACGGGATGCCACGCTTCCTGCCCGACGGGGTCTATCCGGGCTTGGAAGCACGGTGCCGGAAAGCCTCGGCGGCCAACGGCTGGAACTCCTGGCCGGACTGGACCAGCCACCTGGAGCGGGTCGGTTTCACGGTCGCCGAGAAGCGCGTCTTCGAGCTCGACATCGATCCGGCCCCGCCGGCCGCCAACCGCCTGGCGCACAGCATCACGAGCCGCATGCGTGAGCGTCTGGCCGAGCAGCTGTCCGCCGAAGACCGCGCCGCCCTGGACCGCCTGCTCGATCCGGACGACGAGGAGTTCCTGTTGCGGCGCGGCGATCTGGTGGTGCGCGGCGCGCGCACGGCGTGGGCGGCGCACCGGGCCTGA
- a CDS encoding aquaporin, with amino-acid sequence MSGCHVNPAVTLGVVLARRMSPIAGVLYWVAQFAGGIIGAVLLHWIASAVRDPLGGGPFSRKSFGSPGWGKNSDLFISGSGAFLVEIILTAVLVLVVLGATRGAGDKPVAGIAIGAALTAIHLVGIPLTGTSVNPARALGPALFADNNALSQTWLFIVAPLVGAIAAVAIHWLVHGEPELPPAKPGRAEPEPVGAPAAP; translated from the coding sequence GTGTCCGGGTGCCATGTGAACCCGGCCGTCACCCTGGGCGTGGTGCTGGCGCGGCGGATGTCCCCGATCGCCGGCGTCCTGTACTGGGTGGCGCAGTTCGCCGGCGGGATCATCGGCGCGGTGCTGCTGCACTGGATCGCCAGCGCCGTGCGCGACCCGCTGGGCGGCGGCCCGTTCTCACGCAAGTCGTTCGGCTCGCCAGGCTGGGGCAAGAACTCCGACCTGTTCATCTCCGGCTCCGGCGCGTTCCTGGTCGAGATCATCCTCACCGCGGTGCTGGTCCTGGTGGTCCTGGGCGCCACCCGCGGCGCCGGCGACAAGCCGGTGGCCGGCATCGCGATCGGCGCCGCGCTGACCGCGATCCACCTGGTCGGCATCCCGCTGACCGGCACCTCGGTGAACCCGGCCCGAGCCCTGGGCCCGGCGCTGTTCGCGGACAACAACGCGCTGTCGCAGACCTGGCTGTTCATCGTCGCACCGCTGGTCGGCGCGATCGCCGCGGTGGCGATCCACTGGCTGGTGCACGGCGAGCCGGAGCTGCCGCCCGCCAAGCCCGGCCGCGCCGAGCCCGAACCGGTCGGCGCCCCGGCGGCGCCGTGA
- a CDS encoding thymidylate synthase, translated as MPDTQYEDLLQHVLTTGAVKSDRTGVGTRSLFGHQLRYRLQDGFPLITTKKVHFKSVAYELLWFLRGEGNVRWLQEHGVTIWDEWAAPDGGLGPVYGVQWRSWPTPDGRHIDQITEVLNQLRTNPDSRRIIVSAWNVAELADMALPPCHAFFQFYVADGELSCQLYQRSADMFLGVPFNIASYALLTHMIAAQTGLAVGDLVWTGGDVHVYDNHVEQARLQLTREARPFPTLELKPADSLFEYVYADIAVLGYDPHPAIKAPVAV; from the coding sequence ATGCCCGACACCCAGTACGAAGACCTGCTCCAGCACGTGCTGACCACCGGTGCGGTCAAGTCCGACCGCACCGGTGTCGGCACGCGATCGCTGTTCGGACACCAGCTCCGCTACCGCCTGCAGGACGGCTTCCCGCTCATCACGACGAAGAAGGTCCACTTCAAATCCGTCGCCTACGAACTGCTGTGGTTCCTGCGCGGCGAGGGCAACGTCCGCTGGCTGCAGGAGCACGGCGTCACGATCTGGGACGAGTGGGCCGCCCCCGATGGCGGCCTCGGCCCGGTCTACGGCGTGCAGTGGCGCTCCTGGCCGACGCCGGACGGCCGCCACATCGACCAGATCACCGAGGTCCTGAACCAGCTGCGCACGAACCCTGACTCGCGCCGCATCATCGTCTCCGCCTGGAACGTCGCGGAGCTGGCGGACATGGCCCTGCCACCGTGCCACGCCTTCTTCCAGTTCTACGTCGCCGACGGCGAACTGTCCTGCCAGCTCTACCAGCGCAGCGCGGACATGTTCCTGGGCGTACCGTTCAACATCGCCTCCTACGCCCTGCTGACCCACATGATCGCGGCCCAGACCGGCCTCGCCGTCGGCGACCTGGTCTGGACCGGCGGCGACGTGCACGTCTACGACAACCACGTCGAGCAGGCCCGGCTGCAGCTTACGCGCGAGGCGCGGCCGTTCCCGACGCTGGAGCTGAAGCCGGCGGACTCGCTGTTCGAGTACGTATACGCGGACATCGCAGTTCTCGGATACGACCCGCATCCGGCGATCAAGGCGCCGGTGGCGGTGTGA
- a CDS encoding TetR/AcrR family transcriptional regulator: MRADAARNRALLLTAAADEFAEHGLEASVADIARRAGVGKGTVFRHFPTKDDLIAAIVLDRVEDLRTVGERLLAAADPGAALLEFLIAAGHQRQQRDLSFLMAAGELKPEVKQAQAALFQAIEDLVARARTAGAVRPDVTGTDVFLLMCAPNYVSGYVPDAPPDLWRRYLAIIFDGLRPEGAHALPQPAPTL, encoded by the coding sequence CTGCGCGCCGACGCCGCCCGCAACCGCGCGCTCCTGCTCACGGCCGCCGCCGACGAGTTCGCCGAGCACGGCCTGGAAGCCTCCGTCGCGGACATCGCACGCCGCGCCGGCGTCGGCAAGGGCACGGTCTTCCGCCACTTCCCGACCAAGGACGACCTGATCGCCGCGATCGTCCTGGACCGCGTCGAAGACCTGCGCACCGTCGGCGAGCGCCTGCTGGCAGCCGCCGACCCGGGCGCGGCCCTGCTGGAGTTCCTGATCGCCGCCGGCCACCAGCGCCAACAACGCGACCTGTCATTCCTGATGGCCGCCGGAGAACTGAAACCCGAAGTGAAGCAGGCCCAAGCCGCCCTGTTCCAAGCCATCGAGGACCTGGTCGCCCGAGCCCGCACAGCCGGCGCGGTCCGCCCCGACGTCACCGGCACCGACGTCTTCCTCCTGATGTGCGCCCCGAACTACGTCAGCGGCTACGTCCCCGACGCCCCGCCGGACCTGTGGCGCCGCTACCTCGCGATCATCTTCGACGGGCTGCGGCCCGAAGGCGCGCACGCGCTGCCGCAGCCCGCTCCCACTCTCTGA
- a CDS encoding NADP-dependent oxidoreductase — translation MDKQESNVMKAVVATDYGPPEQYTVADVPVPRPGPGQLRVRIAAASVNPADVKLPGGEFRGVVEAQFPYIPGVDFAGTVTEIGEGVQTYAVGDEVFGTAVPRVLRAMAGTRPSLGTGAMAEYAVVEADTPLIAHRPAALAAPDAAALATAGQAALATARAANVQPGERVLLVGATGGVGTALLPLLAAAKAHVIATATDADGDAETVQALGANEIIGYQESDYPADVDVAINVVLPGDRLAAVAKALRPGGRVLTITFPITTPDMLGRDDVELRFILDMDAELASMHDVAEAGARGELRATIARRYSLDEGPQACADFVRRHTLGKRVVVI, via the coding sequence GTGGACAAGCAGGAATCGAACGTGATGAAGGCCGTCGTCGCCACCGACTACGGCCCGCCGGAGCAGTACACGGTCGCCGACGTCCCGGTACCGCGGCCCGGGCCGGGGCAGCTGCGGGTGCGGATCGCCGCCGCCTCCGTCAACCCGGCCGACGTGAAGCTGCCCGGCGGTGAGTTCCGTGGCGTGGTCGAGGCTCAGTTCCCTTACATCCCGGGCGTCGACTTCGCCGGAACCGTCACCGAGATCGGCGAGGGCGTGCAGACCTACGCCGTCGGCGACGAGGTGTTCGGCACGGCCGTCCCCAGGGTGCTGCGCGCCATGGCCGGCACGCGTCCCTCGCTCGGCACCGGCGCGATGGCCGAGTACGCCGTCGTCGAAGCGGACACGCCGCTCATCGCGCACCGCCCCGCCGCACTCGCCGCCCCGGACGCCGCGGCGCTCGCCACGGCCGGCCAGGCCGCGCTGGCGACTGCGCGAGCCGCGAACGTGCAGCCGGGGGAGCGGGTGCTGCTGGTCGGGGCGACCGGAGGCGTGGGAACGGCGCTGCTGCCGTTGCTCGCTGCCGCCAAGGCGCATGTGATCGCCACGGCGACCGACGCGGACGGTGACGCCGAGACGGTGCAGGCACTCGGCGCCAACGAGATCATCGGCTATCAGGAGTCTGACTATCCAGCCGACGTCGACGTGGCGATCAACGTGGTGCTGCCGGGCGACCGCCTGGCCGCCGTGGCCAAAGCCCTGCGCCCCGGTGGCAGAGTCCTGACGATCACCTTCCCGATCACCACGCCCGACATGCTCGGCCGCGACGACGTCGAGCTCCGCTTCATCCTCGACATGGACGCCGAACTCGCCTCCATGCACGACGTCGCCGAAGCCGGCGCACGCGGCGAACTCCGCGCCACGATCGCCCGCCGCTACAGCCTTGACGAAGGCCCGCAGGCGTGCGCCGACTTCGTGCGACGGCACACGCTGGGCAAGCGCGTCGTCGTCATCTAG